In Mytilus galloprovincialis chromosome 1, xbMytGall1.hap1.1, whole genome shotgun sequence, the following are encoded in one genomic region:
- the LOC143069767 gene encoding DNA ligase 4-like isoform X1, with protein sequence MDHQENEDASDDGPSVASKVFFAELCGLLEKISKTQGNDRKKRIMKEFIDKWRDYHNQLHKDDKKTVSITENSDSFYSAMRLLIPHLEKERLAYGIKEHMLAKLLIEVLCLGKDSPDANRLLNYKAPKSAKMEAGDFASVAYYVLKNRCPEKGSLTIKEVNNCLDGIATNNAAKKKELVRKNILHLLTNMSAIELKWLIRMIVKELKVGLSQASVLSVYHPDAEEFYNVNNNLEKVCRMLREKDVRVHEIGISVFSPFTPMLGERGAPDQIEKIMDGKPYYIETKFDGERMVLHKDEGNYKYFTRSGNEYTSTFGAHELDGNLTPHIHNCFKPFVKKCILDGEMIGYDPVTKTFATKAMNTDIKRQQQEGLQPCLHVFDIVLLNDKVLTNQPLTERLKILKTVFEPVEGRILLSEHKEARTNQDCADALNDAIDGREEGIMVKNLESVYRPNTRKGGWFKVKPEYVGGLMDELDVLVVGGFFGVGHRSGMMSHFLCAVAVPPEEGEEPKIFHSFCKVGSGYSKKELSAFNLKLVDHWKTFDKKNPPTNIILASGFKEKPDAWIEPSKSCLVQIKAAEIIDSERFKTGCTLRFPRVEKFRDDKHWHECMTVADILELKEKSGGKLAGGRVEINEDAGPAKKKRKVVSRVVRPTLADRFKGVDASSITKVSEMLKGKEFCVVNGSSSFSKPEAEKKIIEYGGTIVQNPGSSTFCVLAEKVALRVTNLIKRDMYDIVKLEWFHRCIEGGTWVPWSPGDMIHTSPKTQKSFQVDYDQFGDSYTEDTTAEQLKNVFDRVNKDDIDEVNETDIAELEQKYFPDESPYGLFRTCRFYIDKYLVIDDTTTHIKDSSLDLLELELRFFGGITTDELDDEVSHVLVDKKDLSRVPEMRRERRNRRKKFHIVTSEWVRECVEEGELSSERQFEPT encoded by the exons ATGGATCACCAGGAAAATGAAGATGCCAGTGATGATGGTCCGTCAGTAGCATCGAAAGTGTTTTTTGCAGAACTATGTGGTCTGCTAGAAAAGATATCAAAAACTCAAGGAAATGATAGAAAGAAGAGAATAATGAAAGAATTTATTGATAAATGGAGAGATTACCATAATCAACTGCACAAAGATGATAAGAAAACAGTGAGCATTACAGAAAAC AGTGATTCTTTTTATTCAGCAATGAGACTTTTGATCCCACATCTTGAAAAAGAAAGATTAGCCTATGGCATTAAAGAG CACATGCTAGCCAAACTGTTGATAGAGGTTTTATGTCTGGGAAAAGATAGTCCAGATGCTAACAGACTACTCAATTATAAAGCACCTAAATCTGCTAAAATG GAAGCAGGTGATTTTGCCAGTGTAGCCTACTATGTTCTGAAGAACAGATGTCCTGAAAAAGGTTCCTTAACTATCAAGGAAGTCAATAACTGTCTCGATGGAATAGCTACTAATAATGCTGCAAAGAAGAAAGAACTTGTCAGGAAGAACATCTTACATCTCTTGACCAATATGTCTGCTATAGAACTTAAGTGGTTGATAAGGATGATTGTAAAAGAACTGAAGGTTGGATTGAGTCAGGCATCTGTTCTTTCTGTGTACCATCCTGATGCTGAAGAATTCTACAATGTCAACAATAATTTAGAAAAG GTGTGCAGAATGTTGAGAGAAAAAGATGTGAGGGTCCATGAGATTGGAATATCTGTATTCTCTCCCTTTACACCAATGTTAGGAGAGAGAGGAGCACCTGATCAG ATAGAAAAGATAATGGATGGAAAGCCATACTATATAGAAACAAAGTTTGATGGTGAAAGAATGGTGTTACATAAAGATGAAGGGaactataaatattttacaagaag CGGTAATGAATACACCAGTACATTTGGAGCTCATGAGTTAGATGGTAACCTCACACCACACATACACAATTGTTTCAAGCCATTTGTCAAGAAATGCATCCTGGACGGTGAAATGATAGGATATGATCCTGTCACTAAAACATTTG CTACAAAAGCTATGAATACAGATATAAAAAGACAACAACAGGAAGGTCTACAACCTTGTCTACATGTATTTGATATTGTTTTGTTGAATGATAAAGTCCTCACCAACCAACCTCTAACAGAAAGATTGAAGATACTCAAGACTGTGTTTGAGCCTGTAGAAGGAAGAATTTTACTCAGTGAACATAAAGAGGCTAGAACAAA TCAGGACTGTGCAGATGCCTTGAATGATGCTATTGATGGAAGGGAAGAGGGAATTATGGTGAAGAATCTGGAATCTGTTTATCGTCCAAATACAAGGAAAGGAGGATGGTTTAAAGTTAAACCAGAATATGTCGGTGGTTTGATGGATGAATTGGATGTATTGGTTGTCGGTGGATTTTTCGGTGTTGGACATAGATCAGGGATGATGTCACATTTTCTGTGTGCTGTAGCTGTACCACCAGAAGAAGGAGAAGAACctaaaatatttcattcattttgtaAG GTTGGATCTGGCTACAGCAAGAAAGAACTGTCAGCATTTAACCTTAAGCTGGTGGACCATTggaaaacatttgataaaaagaatcCTCCAACTAATATAATCCTGGCTTCTGGATTTAAAGAAAAGCCTGATGCATGGATAGAACCTTCAAAGTCTTGTTTAGTTCAG ATAAAGGCAGCAGAAATTATTGACAGTGAAAGATTTAAGACAGGTTGTACCTTAAGATTTCCACGAGTTGAGAAGTTCCGTGACGATAAACACTGGCATGAATGTATGACAGTAGCTGATATATTAGAGTTGAAAGAG AAATCTGGAGGCAAATTAGCTGGTGGACGTGTTGAAATTAATGAAGATGCTGGACCAGCTAAGAAAAAACGTAAAGTTGTAAGCAGAGTAGTCCGTCCAACATTAGCTGATCGATTTAAAGGTGTGGATGCTTCATCTATCACAAAG GTGTCAGAAATGTTAAAAGGTAAAGAATTCTGTGTTGTAAATGGGTCTTCATCATTTTCTAAACCTGAAGCAGAAAAGAAGATCATAGAATATGGAGGGACCATTGTTCAAAATCCAG GTTCAtccacattttgtgtattagctGAAAAAGTAGCTCTAAGAGTAACCAATCTAATTAAACGTGATATGTATGATATTGTAAAGCTTGAATGGTTTCACAGATGTATTGAAGGCGGCACATGGGTACCATG GTCTCCAGGAGATATGATTCACACGTCACCAAAAACACAAAAGTCATTCCAAGTAGATTATGATCAGTTTGGAGACAGTTATACTGAGGATACTACGGCAGAACAACTGAAGAATGTGTTTGATAGAGTGAACAAG GATGATATAGATGAAGTCAATGAAACTGATATAGCAGAACTAGAACAGAAATATTTCCCTGATGAGTCTCCATATGGACTGTTCAGAACTTGCAG attttatattgataaatatttggTGATTGATGATACCACAACTCACATTAAGGATTCCAGTTTAGATCTATTAGAATTAGAACTACGTTTCTTTGGAGGGATAACTACAGATGAACTAGACGATGAAGTGTCACATGTGCTTGTAGATAAGAA AGATTTGTCAAGAGTACCTGAGATGAGAAGAGAAAGGCGCAATAGAAGGAAGAAATTTCATATCGTAACATCAGAATGGGTACGAGAATGTGTGGAGGAAGGAGAATTATCTTCAGAGAGACAATTTGAACCAACATAA
- the LOC143069767 gene encoding DNA ligase 4-like isoform X2: MDHQENEDASDDGPSVASKVFFAELCGLLEKISKTQGNDRKKRIMKEFIDKWRDYHNQLHKDDKKTSDSFYSAMRLLIPHLEKERLAYGIKEHMLAKLLIEVLCLGKDSPDANRLLNYKAPKSAKMEAGDFASVAYYVLKNRCPEKGSLTIKEVNNCLDGIATNNAAKKKELVRKNILHLLTNMSAIELKWLIRMIVKELKVGLSQASVLSVYHPDAEEFYNVNNNLEKVCRMLREKDVRVHEIGISVFSPFTPMLGERGAPDQIEKIMDGKPYYIETKFDGERMVLHKDEGNYKYFTRSGNEYTSTFGAHELDGNLTPHIHNCFKPFVKKCILDGEMIGYDPVTKTFATKAMNTDIKRQQQEGLQPCLHVFDIVLLNDKVLTNQPLTERLKILKTVFEPVEGRILLSEHKEARTNQDCADALNDAIDGREEGIMVKNLESVYRPNTRKGGWFKVKPEYVGGLMDELDVLVVGGFFGVGHRSGMMSHFLCAVAVPPEEGEEPKIFHSFCKVGSGYSKKELSAFNLKLVDHWKTFDKKNPPTNIILASGFKEKPDAWIEPSKSCLVQIKAAEIIDSERFKTGCTLRFPRVEKFRDDKHWHECMTVADILELKEKSGGKLAGGRVEINEDAGPAKKKRKVVSRVVRPTLADRFKGVDASSITKVSEMLKGKEFCVVNGSSSFSKPEAEKKIIEYGGTIVQNPGSSTFCVLAEKVALRVTNLIKRDMYDIVKLEWFHRCIEGGTWVPWSPGDMIHTSPKTQKSFQVDYDQFGDSYTEDTTAEQLKNVFDRVNKDDIDEVNETDIAELEQKYFPDESPYGLFRTCRFYIDKYLVIDDTTTHIKDSSLDLLELELRFFGGITTDELDDEVSHVLVDKKDLSRVPEMRRERRNRRKKFHIVTSEWVRECVEEGELSSERQFEPT; the protein is encoded by the exons ATGGATCACCAGGAAAATGAAGATGCCAGTGATGATGGTCCGTCAGTAGCATCGAAAGTGTTTTTTGCAGAACTATGTGGTCTGCTAGAAAAGATATCAAAAACTCAAGGAAATGATAGAAAGAAGAGAATAATGAAAGAATTTATTGATAAATGGAGAGATTACCATAATCAACTGCACAAAGATGATAAGAAAACA AGTGATTCTTTTTATTCAGCAATGAGACTTTTGATCCCACATCTTGAAAAAGAAAGATTAGCCTATGGCATTAAAGAG CACATGCTAGCCAAACTGTTGATAGAGGTTTTATGTCTGGGAAAAGATAGTCCAGATGCTAACAGACTACTCAATTATAAAGCACCTAAATCTGCTAAAATG GAAGCAGGTGATTTTGCCAGTGTAGCCTACTATGTTCTGAAGAACAGATGTCCTGAAAAAGGTTCCTTAACTATCAAGGAAGTCAATAACTGTCTCGATGGAATAGCTACTAATAATGCTGCAAAGAAGAAAGAACTTGTCAGGAAGAACATCTTACATCTCTTGACCAATATGTCTGCTATAGAACTTAAGTGGTTGATAAGGATGATTGTAAAAGAACTGAAGGTTGGATTGAGTCAGGCATCTGTTCTTTCTGTGTACCATCCTGATGCTGAAGAATTCTACAATGTCAACAATAATTTAGAAAAG GTGTGCAGAATGTTGAGAGAAAAAGATGTGAGGGTCCATGAGATTGGAATATCTGTATTCTCTCCCTTTACACCAATGTTAGGAGAGAGAGGAGCACCTGATCAG ATAGAAAAGATAATGGATGGAAAGCCATACTATATAGAAACAAAGTTTGATGGTGAAAGAATGGTGTTACATAAAGATGAAGGGaactataaatattttacaagaag CGGTAATGAATACACCAGTACATTTGGAGCTCATGAGTTAGATGGTAACCTCACACCACACATACACAATTGTTTCAAGCCATTTGTCAAGAAATGCATCCTGGACGGTGAAATGATAGGATATGATCCTGTCACTAAAACATTTG CTACAAAAGCTATGAATACAGATATAAAAAGACAACAACAGGAAGGTCTACAACCTTGTCTACATGTATTTGATATTGTTTTGTTGAATGATAAAGTCCTCACCAACCAACCTCTAACAGAAAGATTGAAGATACTCAAGACTGTGTTTGAGCCTGTAGAAGGAAGAATTTTACTCAGTGAACATAAAGAGGCTAGAACAAA TCAGGACTGTGCAGATGCCTTGAATGATGCTATTGATGGAAGGGAAGAGGGAATTATGGTGAAGAATCTGGAATCTGTTTATCGTCCAAATACAAGGAAAGGAGGATGGTTTAAAGTTAAACCAGAATATGTCGGTGGTTTGATGGATGAATTGGATGTATTGGTTGTCGGTGGATTTTTCGGTGTTGGACATAGATCAGGGATGATGTCACATTTTCTGTGTGCTGTAGCTGTACCACCAGAAGAAGGAGAAGAACctaaaatatttcattcattttgtaAG GTTGGATCTGGCTACAGCAAGAAAGAACTGTCAGCATTTAACCTTAAGCTGGTGGACCATTggaaaacatttgataaaaagaatcCTCCAACTAATATAATCCTGGCTTCTGGATTTAAAGAAAAGCCTGATGCATGGATAGAACCTTCAAAGTCTTGTTTAGTTCAG ATAAAGGCAGCAGAAATTATTGACAGTGAAAGATTTAAGACAGGTTGTACCTTAAGATTTCCACGAGTTGAGAAGTTCCGTGACGATAAACACTGGCATGAATGTATGACAGTAGCTGATATATTAGAGTTGAAAGAG AAATCTGGAGGCAAATTAGCTGGTGGACGTGTTGAAATTAATGAAGATGCTGGACCAGCTAAGAAAAAACGTAAAGTTGTAAGCAGAGTAGTCCGTCCAACATTAGCTGATCGATTTAAAGGTGTGGATGCTTCATCTATCACAAAG GTGTCAGAAATGTTAAAAGGTAAAGAATTCTGTGTTGTAAATGGGTCTTCATCATTTTCTAAACCTGAAGCAGAAAAGAAGATCATAGAATATGGAGGGACCATTGTTCAAAATCCAG GTTCAtccacattttgtgtattagctGAAAAAGTAGCTCTAAGAGTAACCAATCTAATTAAACGTGATATGTATGATATTGTAAAGCTTGAATGGTTTCACAGATGTATTGAAGGCGGCACATGGGTACCATG GTCTCCAGGAGATATGATTCACACGTCACCAAAAACACAAAAGTCATTCCAAGTAGATTATGATCAGTTTGGAGACAGTTATACTGAGGATACTACGGCAGAACAACTGAAGAATGTGTTTGATAGAGTGAACAAG GATGATATAGATGAAGTCAATGAAACTGATATAGCAGAACTAGAACAGAAATATTTCCCTGATGAGTCTCCATATGGACTGTTCAGAACTTGCAG attttatattgataaatatttggTGATTGATGATACCACAACTCACATTAAGGATTCCAGTTTAGATCTATTAGAATTAGAACTACGTTTCTTTGGAGGGATAACTACAGATGAACTAGACGATGAAGTGTCACATGTGCTTGTAGATAAGAA AGATTTGTCAAGAGTACCTGAGATGAGAAGAGAAAGGCGCAATAGAAGGAAGAAATTTCATATCGTAACATCAGAATGGGTACGAGAATGTGTGGAGGAAGGAGAATTATCTTCAGAGAGACAATTTGAACCAACATAA